Proteins encoded in a region of the Podarcis muralis chromosome 4, rPodMur119.hap1.1, whole genome shotgun sequence genome:
- the HEPHL1 gene encoding ferroxidase HEPHL1 isoform X5, which translates to MSFVKRAACLLTSLIFWHLFLAEAATRTYYLGIVEENWDYAPSGENLITGQNLTEDEEAIVYVRRGPNRIGRVYKKAIFKQFTDDTYSQEIPKPSWLGFLGPVLRAEERDTFIIHLKNFASRPYSVHPHGVFYEKDSEGALYRDGTGGKSKADDFVLPGSNYTYTWLVTDEFSPTPADPRCLTWIYHSHIDTPKDISSGLIGPLVVCRKGTLDDASAPAASATKSFALMFSIVDENLSWYLDENINTFCLEPSTVDKEDEDFQLSNKMHAINGYVFGNLPGLEMCAGELVSWHLFGMGTEIDVHSAQFFGHTLLSRGHRMDVISLFPATFVTAEMMAENAGKWLLTCQVDHHIQAGMMGFYNIKACGQNITGPSQSGQERRYFIAAERILWDYGPGGFNKLTGQPLNATGSDSAPFFIQGDDRIGGQYWKVHYVSYTDGKFTRKKKQTEGATHLGILGPVIKAEVGDTILVTFANKADKNYSMMPHGVAFSKASEGAPYEDGHQKPGAYVKPGETFKYKWRVPESVGPTGDDPPCLTYLYYSANDPVMDTQSGLVGPLIICKKNALEPDGTQKGIDKEFYLLFTVFDENLSFYLDTNINSFTGDPSKVNKEDEDFQESNRMHAVNGYLFGNLPGLAMCKDDKVSWHSIGLGTETDMHGVHFQGNTIHLGGTTRDTLALFPHTSATALMQPDRVGTFQLVCRTFDHFTGGMKELYEVKPCGKAPHDGRHYGTIRTYYIAAEEMEWDYAPDKDRAEQRVEATSKEESYGHVFVSQDEGLIGSKYKKAVYREYKSGDFVEHKKRGAKEQHLQILGPLIHAEVGDSILIVFKNKASRPYSVSAHGVEATAAGNKARTTMPGEINTYRWNVPERSGPGVSDPNCITWVYYSSVHFVKDMYSGLIGPLIICRKGVLNEKGLRTDIDREFALLFLVFDENRSWYLNENIEKYLQEDLKAFNHTDDFVEGNNMHGVPCCLLPALAKADLAGLEIP; encoded by the exons atGTCTTTCGTGAAGCGAGCTGCCTGCCTTCTAACCAGCCTAATCTTCTGGCATTTGTTTTTAGCAGAAGCGGCTACCAGGACGTACTATCTTGGAATTGTGGAGGAGAACTGGGACTATGCGCCGAGCGGCGAGAATCTGATCACAGGACAAAATCTGACAGAGGATGA AGAAGCAATTGTGTATGTGAGAAGAGGCCCCAACAGGATAGGTCGGGTTTACAAGAAAGCAATTTTCAAACAATTCACAGATGACACGTACTCCCAGGAGATCCCCAAACCATCTTGGCTGGGTTTTCTAGGTCCAGTTCTGAGAGCCGAAGAAAGAGATACTTTTATTATTCAtttgaagaactttgcttcccgGCCTTATTCTGTACATCCACACGGAGTCTTCTACGAGAAAGATTCTGAAG GAGCCCTCTACCGAGATGGAACAGGTGGCAAAAGCAAGGCTGATGATTTTGTTCTCCCTGGTTCCAATTATACATATACATGGCTGGTTACAGATGAGTTTTCACCTACACCAGCAGATCCACGGTGCCTGACTTGGATTTACCATTCGCATATCGACACGCCAAAAGATATCAGCAGTGGGTTAATTGGGCCGCTGGTGGTTTGTCGGAAAG GAACATTAGATGATGCTTCAGCGCCAGCGGCCAGTGCCACAAAGAGCTTCGCTCTGATGTTCAGCATCGTAGATGAAAATCTCAGCTGGTACCTGGATGAAAATATAAATACCTTCTGCTTGGAACCCAGCACTGTGGATAAAGAGGATGAAGATTTCCAACTGAGCAATAAGATGCACG CAATTAACGGGTATGTTTTTGGAAACCTCCCTGGCCTGGAGATGTGCGCTGGTGAATTGGTGTCCTGGCATTTGTTTGGGATGGGGACCGAGATCGACGTTCACTCTGCACAGTTCTTCGGCCATACTTTGCTTAGCAGAGGCCACAGGATGGATGTCATCAGCCTCTTTCCGGCCACTTTTGTGACAGCAGAAATGATGGCAGAGAATGCTGGGAAGTGGCTTTTGACCTGCCAAGTCGATCATCACATACAAG CTGGTATGATGGGATTCTACAACATCAAGGCTTGCGGTCAAAACATTACCGGGCCTTCACAGAGTGGTCAGGAAAGAAGATACTTCATTGCCGCTGAAAGAATTTTGTGGGATTATGGACCTGGTGGTTTTAATAAACTCACAGGCCAGCCTTTAAATGCTACTGGCAG CGACTCAGCCCCTTTCTTCATACAAGGGGATGACCGAATCGGAGGACAGTACTGGAAAGTTCATTATGTGTCCTACACCGATGGAAAATTTACTCGCAAAAAGAAGCAAACAGAAGGCGCCACTCACCTTGGCATACTTG GCCCAGTTATCAAAGCTGAAGTTGGAGACACAATTTTGGTTACTTTTGCCAACAAAGCTGACAAGAACTACAGCATGATGCCTCATGGCGTAGCTTTCAGCAAAGCGTCAGAAGGAGCCCCTTATGAAGAtg GGCACCAGAAGCCGGGGGCTTATGTAAAACCCGGCGAGACCTTTAAATACAAATGGAGAGTTCCTGAAAGTGTCGGCCCAACGGGCGATGATCCACCGTGTCTCACCTACCTGTATTATTCAGCAAACGATCCTGTCATGGACACCCAGTCAGGTCTTGTGGGGCCTCTAATAATCTGCAAGAAGAATGCTTTGGAACCAGACGGAACACAG AAAGGAATAGACAAAGAATTCTACCTACTGTTTACAGTATTCGATGAGAACTTGAGTTTCTATCTTGACACAAACATCAATTCCTTCACTGGTGATCCATCCAAAGTTAATAAGGAAGATGAGGATTTCCAGGAATCCAACAGAATGCACg cTGTCAACGGCTATCTGTTTGGGAACCTGCCCGGACTTGCCATGTGCAAGGATGACAAGGTTTCTTGGCATAGTATTGGACTAGGCACGGAAACAGACATGCATGGTGTTCATTTCCAAGGGAACACCATTCACTTGGGTGGCACCACCAGGGATACCCTTGCCTTGTTCCCTCACACGTCGGCAACAGCCCTGATGCAGCCAGACCGAGTAG GGACTTTCCAGTTGGTTTGCAGGACGTTCGATCACTTTACAGGAGGGATGAAGGAGCTTTATGAAGTTAAGCCCTGTGGCAAAGCACCTCATGATGGAAGGCACTATGGAACCATAAGAACATATTATATTGCTGCCGAAGAAATGGAGTGGGACTATGCCCCCGATAAggacagagcagagcagagggtGGAGGCAACGAGCAAAGAGGAAAG TTACGGGCATGTCTTTGTGAGCCAAGATGAAGGCCTCATTGGTTCAAAGTACAAGAAGGCGGTTTATAGAGAATACAAAAGTGGAGATTTCGTGGAGCACAAAAAGAGGGGCGCAAAGGAGCAACACCTACAAATTCTAG gGCCCTTGATCCATGCAGAAGTCGGCGACTCAATACTAATTGTGTTTAAGAACAAAGCTAGTCGTCCATATTCAGTATCGGCACACGGCGTGGAAGCAACAGCGGCTGGGAATAAAGCACGCACCACGATGCCAG GAGAAATAAACACTTACCGATGGAACGTCCCAGAAAGGTCAGGACCTGGAGTCTCTGATCCCAACTGTATCACTTGGGTTTACTACTCATCAGTGCATTTTGTAAAG GATATGTACAGCGGCTTGATCGGGCCACTTATAATTTGCAGAAAAGGAGTCTTAAATGAAAAGGGTTTAAGAACAGACATTGACCGAGAATTTGCCCTTCTGTTCCTGGTCTTTGATGAAAACAGGTCCTGGTATTTGAATGAAAACATTGAGAAATATCTACAGGAGGATCTGAAGGCATTCAACCACACCGATGACTTTGTGGAAGGGAACAATATGCAtg GAGTTCCCTGTTGCCTCCTTCCTGCTCTAGCGAAAGCTGATCTGGCAGGTTTGGAAATCCCCTGA